AACGACGAATGGCCCTGTGCTTCCGCTTTTGAAACGTACCATGTCTTGCAGTAAGGTGACGGTGTGCGAATCGTGGGAAAACTTCTGGACGTCGAATATGTAAGTATAGCAGATTATGAGTCGTCCGTCAACCACTCACTCTAAACCATGTAGGTCTGCGAAGTTCCTCTCCAGTTCGAGAGGCAATTTGACCACAGGTTGATCACAGTCCTTCTGATGAAAGTGTCTTGTGTTGCCATAGCTCGCACAGACAACTTCGACGTTGTTCCAACTCCCAACATGTTTTGGACGCCTCATGTTAAAACACACGTGTTAAGCTAAGTTTAAACCAACATGATAACAACTTTCAGGTAGGTATTTATCACTAAAACAAACAGCAACACACTGACACGTTTCAGTGTAAATTTCCAGTATCACTCGACCATTAACAAGTGCGTATGAAATACCTATTGTTCAAAATTCACATCGTCATACAATGTAGctcccaaaatgaaaaatgaaatgccTAAAAACTGTCACTTCAAAGTTAAATATCCCAGATTTGGTTGAACAGTACAATGCACAGTTTGTCCTTATTCAGTCATATGATCCAGACCCGTATAGTTTCTTTAACCTTGCCTCACAGATTCCCCGGGTTTACTTTACCATTAACAATAattgggatggtggggtagcctagtcgttaaagtgttcgctcgtgagcccgaagacccgggttcgattccccacaagagtacaatgtgtgaagcccatttctggtgtccccgctgtgatattgctggaatacaatcaacaacaacacactTTTCCTGTTAACTTCAAGcctaataaaaaaaatgttggtTCCACGCATGCCGAACGAGGTCCAAAGTCTATGGTTTGACTGTAGCGTTACAAGTGGCTGTGTCACAAGTCACTTCAGTGTCGAGTTAAATTTCATCTGTGATATTACCTACGTTTGCTTCAAACCAAAAGTCATTGACCAACGCCAATACAACAGGTGATGTAGTTTTTTTAGCCCCTGGATTGAAAATATGAATCTTTATTACTAGTATTTATTTAGTTATTTCAGCGACAAAGCCCTGGACAATAGAAACAGTCTTCTTTGTCAACCCTAAACAAACATTCGTAATTCCAGCCTTTGACCACAAGTGTGGAAACTTTAATgactttgtgtgtgtgcgtgcgtgcttgtaGTTGGGGGAGAGTTGGGGTGAGACTGAAAATTATCATTTACAGATATGTGTTTCTCGTCAGTTATTCACTCGTTTGTATCGTGTTGTATATCATAGCAAGTCTAGGTCCGCTCGACTGCTTCAGTGCAGGAACTAGGCGTATTTATTTATAAGCTTCACAGTTAGTGCTTTCTGACCGAGCGAGGCTAATTGGCTATCAAGGTAAGGTTCTGTGCAATGTTCATTGGTTGGTTACCGTGCTCTATATACTCAATCTCTTATCAAAATAACGCTTGTTTATCTTATATAATTTACATGTGATCAAAGACAGGGTAAATTACCTCAATGTGTACACATGTCTGTGACTGCTTTCTCAGACGCACATAGTTGTTCAGAACTGCCATAGTGTATTCATACGGAGCTGGTGGGAAGGGTAACTTAgaggtaaagcgttcgctcgtcacaccgaagacgcaggttcgattccccacatgggtacaatgtgtgaagcccatttctattgtcccctgccttgatattgctggattattgctaaagcCGACCTAATATAAACTCACTTACCCGCATGCGGAGAATATACATTGTTACCATCAAAACCTTTACCCGACGAAACTGCCCATGCACTTGAGCTTTGCATGCAGTTGCTGCTATCAATCCCTCGTTTTACAAAACGAAACATCACATGCTAAAATATGACAAATCAGTGAAATCCgcattagaattgatcttcagtaacccatgcgtgtcgGGTGCTttggctcgctgatttggttgacacatgacatcgtatcccatttacttagaacgatgttcatgatgttgatgatgaaattgtctggtccagacttgattatttccagaccgccgtcatataggtggaatattgctgagtacggcgtagaactaaactcactcatttactagCATATGGCAAAACGGGTGCTGATACACTAACAGTTAAACAAACAGGTGGATCATCGCTGTATGATATTCACCAACTTTGCTAGTGATAATTAGAAAAGTTCCATCGATTTACTGTTTGAGGGCATATCTTGAAAATATTGCAaagttgttgtttctgttgaaaaGATGAACTCCATCCACCAAACCGCAATGCATGGGGTAGCCTAGCCTAATAGTTAAAGTATTCGCACGGCACGCCGAAGCCCCGGGATCGATTCCCtctacatgggtataatgtgtgaagaccatttctgctTTCCCAGattctgttggaatattgttacaatCGGTTTGAAaccacactcacacacccatcTTATATGAATATAGCAAATCCCATCGGTATGGACAAGGCCCCGTTCTTCAAAGGAATCGTAGCTCTACGACAGTCGCAAGTGCAATCTATAGCGGTATTGTCAATATCCCTGTTATTTACTTAAAACTAGAAAAGGGGCGTTCTATTCAGCCAATGTTCTGTTTGTATACAGGGAATATAATGGAAGTTGCATATATGAGATGGATACTGTTTGTCTTCCAGTCTCAGACCAATGCATGAACGATTGAGCATGAACCGGAACCTGTTCCTTTGGCTACTGTGTGTGACTGCAGCAATATGCAGGGGTAAGGCATGTCTTACGACATTGCAAAGTCGTCATGTTACCATTTGTCTTTTATTTATAGAAGGTCGACTGCAGAGAATGAccagagagacacacagagagagagaaagagaggatGTCGGAGAGAGGATAAGGGAGAGGATaggagagagagtgtgtgagaaAGAATGAGAGGACAGACAGAATGAGAGAGAggcacacagagagagagggaggatgAGGGAGAGAATGAGACGCAGAGAATGAGTTAGAGGATGACAGAGAGAGAAtaagagagagaatgagagagagagggacCTCTTCACATTATGTGCAGCCCATTCTCTGGCGTTCCccattgtaatattgctggaatattgctaaaggcggtgaAAGATAATACTTGCACTGAATACACAGCAAACTGCTGAATACGGCTTATAAGTAATGCTTAAGAAggatttttgtaaatatattttttggtGTGCCTTTTAGTGGCACTTACCTTTATGTTGCATCAGGTAAGCAAGTTTCCACCTTTGCCGAGGTGCCCGATGCAGCCGGTAGACAGAAAGACTACAATGGTTACAAAATTGTTGCGAATCCTTACAACTGTAAGGAGTACTGCCAAACCTATGCCTGGTGCTTTGCAGCAGAGTTCGACTTCAACACTCACGACTGTTTTCTGTACAAAGGAGATACACAACTCTCGTACAAGAAAGGAAGAGTATTTATGAAACGGCGATACACTAAAGGTAAAAGAAAAGCTTCGGCACGATGCAAATTAACTCTTGGTTTTAGTTATGCTTACTTTGATGCTGTGTTAGATATTTCTTAATAACGGAGTTTTTGCGGGGCCTCGTTAGGTTGCATGTCAAATATAAATCTTCTCATGTTCAGTGAAAACCTCTCAGCCAACGACAACGACAAAGACAACGACAGCTACATCTACCAGCACAACTGCTGCTGCCACATCCTCATTCTACACCATACTTAAAACAGTAGGCCCATCTACAACAACGACTACAACAAGAGGACCAAGCCGAACCGACGAGAGACATACAGCAAGGTTAAGTTCACCGAAATCAACTTTCACAGAAGGTTTGTTTGCATGTGCAATTTGTTGATATGTAAGCTTTTTAAAAACAAGAGTGAGTTTATGACGTTTTTCTTTATTAAaatcttttcattttttaaaaaaaacctacTTGAAACAGAGACGGTTGAACAACCCCAAGTGTATCTTGAGAATGAGTATCTAATAGTGATGACTGCAGGTGTTCGATAACACCTTTCAGTTCCGTGACTGATCAGACAGTGGTGAGTACAGGTGTTCGATAACGCCTTTCGATCACTTAACTAATGTTGGGAGAGTATAGTATTTTGGCTGCCATGAATACTTCCTGTCTCACTGGCTAATGATTGCGTGTAAATTCTCCGAAAGATTCTTGGTGAGTTTCTGGGAGTGCTTTATCGGGCATGGTGGACGAGCTGGccaaagcgccaggctagtgatccagcgaacttgaggtgtcaggatcgagcccactTGTGAGAAGGGTGAATATGTGGATATgtacgctatataaatatcctattctGATCATTCCTGGTAGGTGCTACATTGCATGTGAAGGAGCAAGGTCTCTGAACTTATGATTAACGTTATAAGCCTTATTGTGATGGAAACTctcttttttcagtttttttctgtaaaatacaaaaataacaatATGGATAAAGAAGATAGTTGAGCATCCAGAAACATCCACCAGAAGTGAGAGAGGTATCACTGATGATTTACTTAATGTGTGTTAATGTGCTTTTTAAACTTAAGTGAGCCTGTGCAACAGTTGCGACTGAAAGAGCCAAAAGCTTACCACCACTCAGAAATAACCTGGTCGTATCGCCAGTTAGATGCGCAGAAAAATCCCCTCGCGTCTCGCGTCTAAATCTTGAATATCAAATTACGATATAACAAATGACTAATTTCAACGAAAGatgcaatatttttttattccaTATAAACTTCATAAAGTACATCTGTGATAATATCTTCGGGTACCAAGCAAGAAAGGAAGGGACAGTTAAAATTATAAACACATGATCTAACGGTCAATAGTTTCTAACAAAGCTCCTGGTTAATCTTTTGGCATGTTTTCACTGTGTCCTTCGTACACAGGTGTTCGATAACATCCGCAATTGGAAAACGTAAGCCAGTATTTGCCTAAACAGATCCCAGCAACGGAAGACAAGTGTTTACACATGGGGTTTATTGCCcatgacccgtgaagacccgggtttgaattTATCTTCGGCAACAcctgcttgacgtaagaggcgacaaacacgggatcggatggtcatgcacgctgacatggttgatacatgtcattgtatagaTCATTGCTGAAGCTGCTTatgactggattatctggtccagacacgactatttacagatcgctgaaacatagctgtaacattgcggcgttaaactaaacacacccactcacatgttatttgtcCATGGTTACCACTTCAGAATGACATGTAACAATCTTTTTTTTCCTATTGCGATATTCAGATACTTCTGTGTCAACGTCTGCAGAAACTACAACCACTACTCCGTCTTCCAGCATTGATTTTACTACCCCTCAAACTACTTCGGGTTTGGGCTTGTTACCAGACACTCCTGAAGCAGTCAACTTCTATACTGGACAGTCTTTATCTCTTCAGTTAAGCCTGGTCGATTCCAATATCGTACACAGTGATGTTGACCAGTTTGTTCGTAATGAAGCGCCTCTTCGTCAAAAAGCAGGGAACCCTCACTTATGTTTTAACATTGATAAATTCAAACATGTAACATTACCaggaaaaacatttcttgtgcTATCATGTGACAAGGGTAAAGGGCTATTTCTGTCTATTCTTCAAACCACTCGTGTTGTATGTTTTCATGTAAGTTACCGTGGAAACTATAGCAACGATCCCGTTCTTCGTGTAGGGGAACACCATTGTAAAATACCTGAAACAAATTACGATCAGTAGCCGGTTCCATCGAGAGGAAGAACGCAGCAGCCCAAGATATCACTGATGAACCATCATCTTTGCATTCAAAGCCCGAGATACTTAAGGTCCGGCGAACTCAGCCTCTGCTGCTGAAACTGATGTCGAAGTGATGTTTTTTTCCGAACACATCACATATTTGTTTACTGAACTTTGGAGAACTTTGACGAGAACAGAAACTTTCAACGGTGCAGTGAGCATGATGACAATCGGTACGTTGTACCTCAAGTATCCAGGAAGCGACAGATGTCACGAAAGTCCGGAAATACGAAGCGTCTTTGCCTAGGAGCAGACAAACCAAACCAACGTCAGTCCGTCAGAACTCAGGACGCACTGCTTCAGATTCACGCCAAAGAATGTGGAGATTCAAATGTGGTTAAAACTTGGTTGCGAAATATACTCCCCACCAAAAGTGTAGCCTCacaagtgtaaatgtagccacttttTTCAATCAACTGTTCTAACCTagattttgcagaatatttacCACTATTTAAAGGTACTGCTTACACATGAAATGTTCGTTAGTGTTTCTGCTCAGATTAGTTCTCTTAAATGTTAATTGTAATATATATAAGTTTCCATAACAACtgcttttttgttgtttatgcCGACTTGAAAGGTAAGAGTGAGGTAGGGAGTGAGTGTAGTAttatctgaaccagacaatccagtgatcaacagcaattgggatatgatgacatgccagTTTGACCGCCTCCTACGACAGGCATAGGTTACTGAATAGCAATTCTTACAATTCTTTTCGGGTCAGTGACTGAGGAGATTTGCTGGCCCGAATGGACACGAGCTGGCGGACAAGTGGCTATGCCGTACAACGACTATATTTTGGCAAGAATGAGGACTCgagaagatacgggttagaacctatcttcagtaaccaatatttgtcgtaagaggcgactaacgagatcgggtggtcagacacacTTGGTTGACTGCTTCTCGATGGTCCATATCGATGCTGATTCTTGTGATCACGGGGGTGTCT
The nucleotide sequence above comes from Haliotis asinina isolate JCU_RB_2024 chromosome 5, JCU_Hal_asi_v2, whole genome shotgun sequence. Encoded proteins:
- the LOC137284432 gene encoding uncharacterized protein; its protein translation is MHERLSMNRNLFLWLLCVTAAICRGKQVSTFAEVPDAAGRQKDYNGYKIVANPYNCKEYCQTYAWCFAAEFDFNTHDCFLYKGDTQLSYKKGRVFMKRRYTKVKTSQPTTTTKTTTATSTSTTAAATSSFYTILKTVGPSTTTTTTRGPSRTDERHTARLSSPKSTFTEDTSVSTSAETTTTTPSSSIDFTTPQTTSGLGLLPDTPEAVNFYTGQSLSLQLSLVDSNIVHSDVDQFVRNEAPLRQKAGNPHLCFNIDKFKHVTLPGKTFLVLSCDKGKGLFLSILQTTRVVCFHVSYRGNYSNDPVLRVGEHHCKIPETNYDQ